A single region of the Branchiostoma lanceolatum isolate klBraLanc5 chromosome 1, klBraLanc5.hap2, whole genome shotgun sequence genome encodes:
- the LOC136423258 gene encoding macrophage migration inhibitory factor homolog, whose protein sequence is MPLAHIKTNLSPDKISDEFMKETSKMIAELLNKEEWRVTVHVDAGQKMLRAGSFDPYIQFEIAAIKSFDDEADKEKYSKAFFDYLSEKLPVKYDRIVVIFHRLASEDVGIKGTLNSILVKK, encoded by the exons ATGCCGCTGGCTCACATCAAAACCAACCTGTCGCCGGACAAGATCAGCGATGAGTTCATGAAGGAGACGTCTAAGATGATCGCCGAGCTTCTGAACAAGGAGGAATGG AGGGTGACAGTTCACGTTGACGCCGGGCAGAAAATGCTGCGGGCGGGCTCCTTTGATCCGTACATCCAGTTCGAAATCGCAGCAATCAAGTCCTTCGACGACGAGGCGGACAAGGAGAAGTACTCCAAGGCCTTCTTCGACTACCTGTCCGAGAAACTGCCTGTTAAGTACGACAG GATCGTGGTGATTTTCCACCGTCTGGCGTCGGAGGATGTCGGGATCAAGGGAACCCTGAACTCCATTCTGGTGAAGAAATag